From a region of the Oryza sativa Japonica Group chromosome 6, ASM3414082v1 genome:
- the LOC4341477 gene encoding cBL-interacting protein kinase 24, with product MGGEEGMAAGRKKRVGRYEVGRTIGQGTFAKVKFAVDADTGAAVAMKVLDKDTILNHRMLHQIKREISIMKIVRHPNIVRLNEVLAGKTKIYIILELITGGELFDKIARQGKLRENEARKYFQQLIDAINYCHSKGVYHRDLKPENLLLDSRGNLKVSDFGLSTLAQKGVGLLHTTCGTPNYVAPEVLSNNGYDGSAADVWSCGVILYVLMAGYLPFEEDDLPTLYDKITAGQFSCPYWFSPGATSLIHRILDPNPKTRITIEQIREDTWFKKTYVAIKRGEDENVDLDDVQAVFDNIEDKYVSEQVTHNDGGPLVMNAFEMITLSQGLDLSALFDRQQEFVKRQTRFVSRKPAKTIVATIEVVAETMGLKVHSQNYKLRLEGVSSNRMSPFAVVLQVFEVAPSLFMVDVRKVAGDTLEYHRFYKNLCNKMESIIWRPIEVSAKSALLRTATC from the exons atgggaggggaggagggaatgGCGGCGGGGAGGAAGAAGCGGGTGGGGAGGTACGAGGTTGGGCGGACCATCGGGCAGGGGACGTTCGCCAAGGTCAAGTTCGCCGTGGACGCCgacaccggcgccgccgtcgccatgaaGGTGCTCGACAAGGACACCATCCTCAACCACCGCATGCTCCACCAG ATCAAAAGGGAGATATCAATAATGAAGATTGTAAGACACCCCAATATAGTTAGACTAAACGAG GTTCTAGCTGGAAAGACGAAGATATACATAATCTTGGAGCTTATCACTGGAGGCGAATTGTTCGATAAAATA GCTCGCCAAGGGAAGCTTCGTGAAAATGAAGCAAGGAAGTACTTCCAGCAGCTTATTGATGCCATCAATTATTGCCATAGCAAAGGAGTATATCATAGAGATTTGAAG CCTGAAAACCTGCTTCTTGACTCACGTGGAAACTTGAAAGTTTCTGATTTTGGACTTAGCACTTTGGCCCAGAAA GGAGTAGGCCTTCTTCACACAACTTGTGGAACACCAAATTATGTTGCTCCTGAG GTGCTTAGCAACAATGGTTATGATGGATCTGCAGCAGATGTTTGGTCATGTGGTGTTATTCTCTATGTTTTGATGGCTGGATACCTTCCTTTTGAGGAAGATGATCTTCCAACACTGTATGATAAG ATTACTGCAGGTCAGTTTTCATGCCCTTATTGGTTCTCTCCAGGTGCTACATCGCTTATCCACAGAATACTCGACCCAAATCCAAAAACT CGTATCACTATTGAACAGATAAGGGAAGACACATGGTTTAAGAAGACTTATGTAGCCATTAAACGTGGTGAAGATGAAAATGTTGATCTGGATGATGTACAGGCTGTTTTTGACAATATTGAG GACAAGTACGTTTCTGAGCAAGTGACTCATAATGATGGTGGCCCTCTTGTGATGAATGCCTTCGAGATGATTACATTATCTCAAGGTTTGGATCTTTCAGCATTATTTGATAGACAGCAG GAGTTTGTCAAACGTCAAACTCGTTTTGTCTCAAGGAAACCAGCAAAGACTATAGTAGCTACAATTGAAGTTGTTGCTGAGACTATGGGTCTTAAGGTCCACTCTCAGAATTACAAG TTGCGTCTTGAAGGTGTATCTTCAAACAGAATGAGCCCGTTTGCTGTTGTTCTACAG GTTTTCGAAGTTGCTCCTTCTCTGTTCATGGTTGATGTTCGAAAGGTTGCTGGTGACACACTGGAATACCACAGG TTCTACAAGAACTTGTGCAACAAGATGGAAAGCATAATCTGGAGACCGATTGAAGTTTCAGCGAAATCCGCACTGCTGAGGACAGCCACATGCTAG